One genomic region from Electrophorus electricus isolate fEleEle1 chromosome 23, fEleEle1.pri, whole genome shotgun sequence encodes:
- the si:ch73-70k4.1 gene encoding uncharacterized protein si:ch73-70k4.1 translates to MSKLKRKKSTVEDAGVHATFRTKDPHDGLRSHSSSAPERGPWWTASELTEPEKLWACVLQTVCPTFMDAAAVCCVPELPPPSTGTRRAEDREQAWCSLEGEVSVPLFPLAHSPRELPSHTPLAHSPGPDDSVHSTVHFPLSQRDRQPDTTERQSAAPTLRHLEASQRNCPSLWKQTETPDSANEVTEGREWRLDGITAIVAGGSLGNSGKSRGLEWGVGIKPHKQTSSSHNNGAAISEFADWQAGKGDGQESGRLFGSGIRMSRLERECPPKTGSPDIGTESGLETDAMVGKSEGSGPGLEGAGLECCPMCLMLFPEGFSQMECDSHLARCLSDMNGDMAW, encoded by the exons ATGTCAaaactaaaaaggaaaaagtcTACGGTGGAGGATGCTGGAGTCCACGCAACGTTCAGGACCAAGGACCCCCACGATGGGCTGCGCTCTCACAGTAGTAGCGCACCGGAGCG TGGGCCTTGGTGGACCGCGTCCGAGCTAACGGAGCCAGAGAAACTCTGGGCGTGCGTTCTCCAGACCGTGTGTCCGACGTTCATGGACGCTGCCGCTGTGTGTTGCGTTCCAGAGTTACCGCCACCCTCCACG GGAACTCGGAGGGCAGAGGACAGGGAGCAGGCATGGTGCAGCCTGGAGGGAGAGGTCAGTGTTCCCCTGTTTCCCCTCGCGCACTCCCCTCGCGAACTCCCCTCGCACACTCCCCTCGCGCACTCCCCCGGGCCGGACGACTCAGTCCACAGCACAGTGCACTTCCCCCTCAGCCAAAGGGACCGACAACCTGACACAACGGAACGACAAAGCGCAGCCCCTACTCTGCGCCACCTAGAGGCAAGTCAAAGGAATTGCCCGTCACTGTGGAAGCAGACCGAGACCCCTGACTCTGCCAATGAGGTAACAGAGGGCAGGGAATGGAGGCTAGATGGGATTACTGCCATTGTTGCCGGTGGGTCGTTAGGGAATTCTGGAAAATCTCGAGGTTTGGAGTGGGGAGTGGGAATCAAGCCTCACAAGCAAACATCCAGTTCCCATAACAACGGAGCTGCTATCTCAGAATTTGCAGACTGGCAAGCTGGGAAGGGGGATGGACAAGAGTCTGGGAGGCTCTTCGGATCGGGAATCAGAATGTCCCGACTGGAGCGGGAATGTCCACCCAAAACTGGGTCACCAGACATCGGAACTGAATCTGGACTAGAGACTGATGCCATGGTCGGAAAGTCAGAAGGGTCTGGACCAGGATTGGAAGGAGCAGGACTGGAATGCTGTCCAATGTGCCTGATGCTGTTTCCCGAAGG GTTCTCTCAAATGGAGTGTGACAGCCATCTTGCCCGGTGTCTGTCAGATATGAATGGAGACATGGCGTGGTGA